In Prunus dulcis chromosome 1, ALMONDv2, whole genome shotgun sequence, the following are encoded in one genomic region:
- the LOC117630745 gene encoding elongator complex protein 4 isoform X1 codes for MSVTKTRTSSFSRNFASVNSSQIPGLKHGPNGTMFISSGIPDLDKILGGGFSLGSLVMVMEDAEAPHHMLLLRNFMSQGLVHNQPLLYASPSKDPRQFLGTLPSPAVPKDDKSSHRDPDQEKGLRIAWQYKKYFGENQHSFDSQGGKHEFCNEFDLRKPLERQFLSGKRIDCISIQDSPNLVTLNDCCATFLSQFPRSDGSISSVGRIAIQSFCAPQCEFSNMEWDMLSFVRSLKGMVRSSNAVAFVTFPPNLLSPSSCKRWQHMADTLLSVKAIPDEDKELEKLLTGYQDMVGLLNVQKVARLNTQVPVILEATTLSIKLKKRRFMVLECLNQAPIDGSSGSSYGTTGSCSVSSKSGTLDF; via the exons ATGTCTGTGACCAAGACTCGGACAAGTAGCTTCTCCCGCAACTTTGCATCTGTAAACTCATCTCAAATACCCGGACTCAAGCATGGCCCTAATGGCACAATGTTTATTTCATCTGGGATACCAGACCTTGATA AGATTTTAGGTGGTGGGTTTTCTCTAGGAAGCCTAGTCATGGTGATGGAAGATGCGGAAGCACCTCATCATATGCTTTTGCTTAGGAATTTTATGTCTCAAGGACTCGTTCACAATCAACCCCTTCTCTATGCAAGCCCATCTAAGGACCCAAGACAATTTCTTGGTACTTTGCCTAGTCCAGCGGTACCCAAAGATGATAAGTCTAGTCATCGAGATCCTGACCAG GAGAAAGGATTGAGGATAGCTTGGCAATATAAGAAGTATTTTGGTGAAAATCAGCACAGTTTTGATAGTCAAG GTGGAAAACATGAGTTCTGCAATGAATTTGACTTGCGGAAGCCCTTGGAGAGGCAATTTCTAAGTGGCAAGCGTATAGATTGCATTAGCATTCAAGATTCTCCAAATCTTGTTACCCTTAATGACTGTTGTGCCACATTTTTATCTCAATTTCCAAG AAGTGATGGAAGCATTTCTTCTGTTGGTCGTATTGCCATTCAATCGTTTTGTGCTCCACAGTGTGAATTTTCCAACATG GAATGGGACATGCTTTCCTTTGTTAGATCTCTAAAAGGCATGGTTAGATCTTCAAATGCAGTTGCTTTTGTGACATTTCCACCTAATCTTCTTTCGCCATCCTCCTGTAAAAGATGGCAGCACATGGCGGACACCTTGCTGTCGGTCAAAGCAATTCCAG ACGAGGACAAGGAATTGGAAAAACTCCTTACTGGTTACCAGGACATGGTTGGCCTTCTGAATGTGCAGAAAGTAGCACGTCTTAATACACAG GTTCCTGTGATTCTTGAGGCAACAACCTTGTCAATAAAGTTGAAAAAGCGGAGGTTTATGGTTTTAGAATGCCTAAACCAAGCCCCTATTGATGGCTCAAGCGGGAGTTCATATGGCACTACCGGTAGTTGTTCTGTGTCCTCTAAAAGTGGGACGCTTGATTTTTAG
- the LOC117630730 gene encoding uncharacterized protein LOC117630730, giving the protein MAPAPIESTLPESSSASSPYVPERSEAENRRFKDLRSVQWRINLGILPSSSSSSIDDLRRVTADSRRRYAGLRRRLLVDPHPKKDGSSSPDLSIDNPLSQNPDSTWGRFFRNAELEKMVDQDLSRLYPEHGSYFQTPGCQGMLRRILLLWCLRHPECGYRQGMHELLAPLLYVLHFDVEHLSQVRNLYEDHFTDKFDGLSFHENDLTYNFEFKNSPDSMENENGAHGNAFKLKSLDELDPEIQTIVMLSDAYGAEGELGIILSEKFMEHDAYCMFHALMSGAHGSVSMAEFFSPSPAVGSHTSLPPVIEASASLYYLLSLVDSSLHSHLVELGVEPQYFALRWLRVLFGREFSLADLLIIWDEIFASDNSKLDKGSEDDAASSFGILSTPRGAFISAMAVSMLLYLRSSLLASENATLCLQRLLNFPEKIDLKKLIQKAKSLQDLALKNNSSSLLFSYIGPYEHSKSMAVRGHSLSVDSFSPKTPLNLVPESYWEEKWRVLHREEELRQDGLEKQVPSQKKRWTEKVKLSLSRTESDPSPSKPENGKKNPRFSVRRRLLQDLSRELSSEEDGEKLGSHEDELSSEVEVNKEDGFSKDPTSATENRCLNENPASEENSSVFSDPTSPRSGANDHEPESEKSSVGSNLSVDENYDNSQDVSEDPPLLVSDPSKGVSQTSECNNHSTGNSVTGKERKLLSGKFPRFWKFGWNAPGEGTSEKGHNALEATKSSSCEGNQNTTSSSVAEGSCNYLVSSKGEAVDQNVMGTLRNLGHSMLEHIQVIESVFQQDRGVQVGPLENFSKNTLVGKGQVTAVTALKELRKISNLLSEM; this is encoded by the exons ATGGCGCCAGCTCCAATTGAGTCGACATTGCCCGAATCGTCGTCTGCGAGCTCCCCCTATGTTCCTGAGAGATCTGAGGCTGAGAATCGTCGTTTCAAAGACCTTAGAAGTGTGCAATGGCGCATAAATCTTGGGATTTtgccctcttcttcttcttcttccattgaTGACCTTCGTCGGGTCACAGCTGATTCTAGAAGGAG ATATGCTGGACTGAGAAGGCGCCTTCTGGTTGATCCACATCCCAAAAAGGATGGGAGTAGTTCCCCTGATCTTTCCATAGACAATCCGCTGTCACAAAACCCAG ATAGCACATGGGGTCGTTTCTTTCGAAATGCTGAGCTGGAGAAAATGGTTGACCAGGACTTATCACGTTTATACCCAGAACATGGGAGCTACTTCCAAACACCAGGATGCCAAGGAATGTTGAGAAGAATTTTGTTATTGTGGTGTCTTAGACATCCAGAGTGTGGTTACAGACAAG GAATGCATGAACTCTTGGCTCCTCTATTATATGTTCTTCATTTTGATGTGGAGCATCTATCTCAAGTGCGAAATCTATATGAAGATCACTTCACTGATAAATTTGATGGTCTATCATTTCATGAAAATGATCTCACTTATAATTTTGAGTTCAAAAACTCTCCTGATTCCATGGAAAATGAGAATGGCGCACACGGAAATGCATTTAAACTTAAGAGTCTTGATGAGCTTGATCCTGAGATACAGACCATTGTAATGCTTAGTGATGCTTATGGTGCTGAAGGTGAATTGGGTATTATCTTGTCCGAGAAATTTATGGAACATGATGCGTACTGTATGTTTCATGCTCTAATGAGTGGGGCCCATGGTTCAGTTTCTATGGCAGAGttcttctctccctccccTGCTGTTGGATCCCATACTAGCTTACCTCCTGTCATTGAAGCATCTGCTTCGTTGTATTATTTGCTTTCTCTTGTTGATTCATCTCTACACAGCCACCTTGTTGAGCTTGGTGTTGAACCCCAGTATTTTGCACTCCGCTGGTTACGGGTTTTATTTGGACGTGAGTTTTCACTTGCAGATCTATTGATAATTTGGGATGAAATATTTGCATCTGATAATAGTAAATTAGACAAAGGTTCCGAAGATGATGCAGCATCCAGCTTTGGCATACTTAGTACACCTCGAGGAGCATTTATATCAGCCATGGCAGTTTCAATGTTACTCTATTTGAGATCTTCCCTTCTTGCCTCCGAGAATGCTACTTTATGTCTTCAGAGATTGTTAAATTTTCCTGAGAAAATAGATTTGAAGAAGCTGATACAAAAGGCGAAGTCTTTGCAGGATCTTGCTTTGAAGAACAATAGTTCATCCTTATTATTTTCATACATTGGGCCCTATGAACATAGTAAATCAATGGCTGTGAGAGGTCATAGCCTCTCAGTTGattctttttctccaaaaaCACCACTAAATCTGGTACCTGAAAGCTACTGGGAAGAGAAGTGGAGAGTTCTGCACAGGGAAGAAGAACTTAGGCAAGATGGTTTGGAAAAACAGGTTCCAAGCCAGAAGAAGCGATGGacagaaaaagtaaaattgaGCCTATCTAGAACAGAATCCGACCCATCTCCATCAAAACCTGAGAATGGCAAAAAGAACCCCAGGTTTTCTGTTCGACGAAGGTTGCTGCAAGACCTTTCTCGAGAACTTAGCTCAGAGGAAGATGGTGAGAAATTGGGTTCTCACGAAGACGAACTCTCTTCAGAAGTTGAGGTCAACAAAGAAGATGGTTTCAGCAAGGACCCTACTTCTGCCACCGAGAACAGATGTTTGAATGAAAATCCGGCTAGTGAAGAAAATTCATCTGTTTTCTCAGACCCAACAAGTCCTCGTAGTGGGGCTAATGATCATGAACCAGAATCAGAGAAAAGTAGTGTTGGATCAAATTTGTCAGTTGATGAAAATTATGATAATTCACAGGATGTATCGGAAGACCCACCTCTTCTGGTTTCTGATCCTTCCAAAGGTGTCTCTCAAACATCTGAATGCAACAATCATTCAACGGGAAATTCAGTGACAGGAAAGGAACGAAAGCTTCTTTCTGGTAAATTCCCGAGGTTTTGGAAGTTTGGATGGAATGCACCTGGTGAAGGGACATCTGAGAAAGGACACAACGCCCTTGAGGCTACAAAATCTTCCAGTTGTGAAGGTAATCAGAACACAACAAGCTCTTCTGTGGCTGAGGGGTCCTGCAATTATTTAGTTAGCTCCAAGGGAGAAGCTGTTGACCAGAATGTGATGGGTACTTTAAGAAATCTTGGGCACTCTATGCTTGAACATATTCAG GTAATCGAGTCTGTTTTCCAGCAAGATCGGGGTGTTCAGGTTGGGCCATTGgagaatttttcaaaaaacacTTTAGTTGGCAAAGGACAAGTTACAGCCGTGACAGCTTTGAAGGAGCTTCGGAAGATCAGCAATCTTTTGTCAGAAATGTGA
- the LOC117615440 gene encoding uncharacterized protein LOC117615440 — MALRRFYNEIKGLKVKELPSYVKPMLSVDYAKKTVQRGLDNYHAKYIQTSSVDPLFHVCFGGMIFSYLVALPEERRHLEHQQHAKEHGH, encoded by the coding sequence ATGGCGTTGAGGAGATTCTACAACGAGATCAAGGGGTTGAAGGTGAAGGAATTGCCCAGCTATGTGAAGCCGATGCTGTCCGTCGACTACGCGAAGAAGACGGTGCAGAGAGGCTTGGACAATTACCACGCCAAGTACATCCAGACCAGCTCCGTCGATCCTCTCTTCCATGTCTGCTTCGGGGGCATGATCTTTTCCTACCTCGTCGCTCTTCCTGAGGAGCGTCGCCACCTCGAGCACCAGCAGCACGCCAAGGAGCATGGCCATTGA
- the LOC117614877 gene encoding pathogenesis-related homeodomain protein isoform X1: MHGLGKKSSLKESGKPRYSNSVAKLISSPKFRKGGKVSHVKKIKPKSKTIIASCLSKKRGADSTRKGSRNNDTDKKLMSRKGVHKVHDTNSSKKLSSVKLQDEKFSFKDSDKKGENADGEVKLRIKRRRKKKLQKDKVELDETSRLQRRTRYLLIKIKLEQNLIDAYSGEGWKGQSREKIKPEKELQRAKKQILKCKLGIRDAIHQLYSLSSVGSMADSVIAADGSVYHEHIFCAKCKLNEAFPDNDIILCDGTCNSAFHQKCLDPPLDTENIPRGDQGWFCKFCECKMEILEVVNAHLGTCFSNDCGWQDVFKEEAAFPDGENSLLNPDEEWPSDDSEDDDYNPERNENSCSFSMGGTDDNASDDELSTDVSVGSDESTDGEVVSGRRQRRRVDYKKLYDEMFGKDGPLHEQISDDEDWGPVKRKRREKESDAASTLMTLYESERIPDVTPTEVKNKHPPDTQVRRACFRIPRKAVEKLRQAFSENELPSRDVKENLSKELGLDPEKVSKWFKNARYLALKTRKEESATNLHTVTPGISKESTNENVTEKAADLMASDSDDFLAETVVHSPRNVKKSFRRKHPKSLSSPLRKNQQKGSSCGSPAKRNKDGMELSDNVSLKKLLKARTKEKKANLIAEGGCRVAELEMERLCKAKGRLENMRQKLLKFQNAKAKKSNKSLLHEQSVIYVPIAELKDKV, from the exons ATGCATGGTCTTGGAAAAAAGTCATCCCTCAAGGAGTCAGGAAAACCTCGTTATTCCAATTCTGTGGCAAAGCTAATTTCATcaccaaaatttagaaaaggTGGCAAAGTTTCCcatgttaaaaaaataaagccaaagtccAAAACTATTATTGCTTCATGCTTGTCGAAGAAGAGAGGTGCTGACTCTACAAGAAAGGGGTCTAGGAATAATGATACTGATAAAAAGTTGATGAGTAGAAAAGGAGTTCATAAGGTACATGATACAAATTCTTCCAAAAAGCTGTCTTCTGTGAAACTTCAGGATGAGAAGTTCTCATTCAAGGACTCTGACAAGAAAGGGGAAAATGCTGATGGGGAAGTCAAACTTAGaataaaaaggagaagaaagaagaaattacaaaAGGATAAGGTGGAGTTAGATGAAACTTCTCGCTTGCAGAGGAGGACAAGATACCTGCTGATTAAAATAAAGCTGGAGCAGAACCTAATTGATGCTTATTCTGGTGAAGGTTGGAAGGGTCAGAG CCGAGAAAAGATTAAGCCAGAAAAGGAACTACAAAGAGCTAAGAAACAGATATTGAAATGTAAGCTTGGAATCCGTGATGCTATTCATCAACTGTATTCTCTGAGTTCAGTGGGTAGCATGGCAGATTCTGTTATCGCTGCAGATGGATCTGTTTATCATGAACAT ATATTCTGTGCGAAGTGCAAGTTGAATGAAGCGTTCCCCGATAATGATATTATACTGTGTGATGGGACATGCAATTCTGCATTCCACCAAAAATGTCTGGATCCTCCCTTGGATACTGAAAATA TTCCTCGGGGAGATCAAGGCTGGTTTTGCAAATTTTGCGAGTGTAAAATGGAAATCCTAGAAGTAGTCAATGCTCATCTTGGGACCTGCTTTTCCAATGACTGTGGTTGGCAG GATGTATTCAAGGAAGAAGCTGCTTTCCCTGATGGTGAGAATTCGTTATTAAACCCAGATGAAGAATGGCCTTCAGATGATTCTGAAGATGATGATTATAATCCAGAAAGGAACGAGAACAGCTGCAGCTTCAGCATGGGAGGCACAGATGACAATGCATCAGATGATGAATTATCAACTGATGTCAGTGTAGGTTCTGATGAGTCTACTGATGGGGAAGTTGTTTCTGGCCGCAGACAGAGAAGACGTGTTGATTATAAGAAGTTATATGAT GAAATGTTTGGAAAAGATGGTCCTTTGCATGAACAAATTAGTGATGATGAAGACTGGGGTCCTGTTAAAAGAAAGCGGAGAGAAAAGGAATCTGATGCAGCCAGCACCCTTATGACTCTCTATGAAAGCGAGAGAATTCCAGATGTCACCCCTACagaagtgaaaaataaacatcctccaGATACTCAAGTTAGAAGGGCATGTTTCCGAATACCTCGCAAGGCTGTAGAG AAGCTGCGACAAGCGTTTTCTGAGAATGAACTTCCTTCTAGAGATGTGAAAGAGAATCTTTCAAAAGAGTTGGGACTAGATCCTGAGAAG GTTAGTAAATGGTTTAAGAACGCACGTTACTTAGCCCTCAAAACCAGAAAG GAAGAGAGTGCTACAAACCTTCACACTGTTACTCCTGGAATCTCCAAGGAATCCACAAATGAAAATGTGACTGAAAAAGCTGCTGATCTCATGGCATCAGATTCAGATGATTTCTTAGCTGAAACTGTGGTCCATTCTCCAAGAAATGTTAAGAAATCCTTCCGGAGAAAGCACCCAAAATCATTAAGCAGCCCTTTGAGGAAAAATCAACAGAAAGGATCTTCATGTGGGTCACCTGCAAAGAGAAACAAG GATGGAATGGAGTTGAGTGATAATGTGAGCTTGAAGAAGCTTTTGAAAGCAAGAACAAAGGAGAAGAAGGCCAACCTTATTGCTGAAGGTGGATGTCGAGTTGCAGAACTGGAAATGGAGAGACTATGTAAAGCCAAAGGTAGGCTAGAAAATATGAGACAGAAATTactgaaatttcaaaatgcCAAGGCAAAGAAGTCAAATAAATCTCTCTTGCATGAACAGTCTGTGATTTATGTTCCAATAGCAGAACTAAAGGACAAAGTTTGA
- the LOC117614877 gene encoding pathogenesis-related homeodomain protein isoform X2 — protein MHGLGKKSSLKESGKPRYSNSVAKLISSPKFRKGGKVSHVKKIKPKSKTIIASCLSKKRGADSTRKGSRNNDTDKKLMSRKGVHKVHDTNSSKKLSSVKLQDEKFSFKDSDKKGENADGEVKLRIKRRRKKKLQKDKVELDETSRLQRRTRYLLIKIKLEQNLIDAYSGEGWKGQSREKIKPEKELQRAKKQILKCKLGIRDAIHQLYSLSSVGSMADSVIAADGSVYHEHIFCAKCKLNEAFPDNDIILCDGTCNSAFHQKCLDPPLDTENIPRGDQGWFCKFCECKMEILEVVNAHLGTCFSNDCGWQDVFKEEAAFPDGENSLLNPDEEWPSDDSEDDDYNPERNENSCSFSMGGTDDNASDDELSTDVSVGSDESTDGEVVSGRRQRRRVDYKKLYDEMFGKDGPLHEQISDDEDWGPVKRKRREKESDAASTLMTLYESERIPDVTPTEVKNKHPPDTQVRRACFRIPRKAVEKLRQAFSENELPSRDVKENLSKELGLDPEKDGMELSDNVSLKKLLKARTKEKKANLIAEGGCRVAELEMERLCKAKGRLENMRQKLLKFQNAKAKKSNKSLLHEQSVIYVPIAELKDKV, from the exons ATGCATGGTCTTGGAAAAAAGTCATCCCTCAAGGAGTCAGGAAAACCTCGTTATTCCAATTCTGTGGCAAAGCTAATTTCATcaccaaaatttagaaaaggTGGCAAAGTTTCCcatgttaaaaaaataaagccaaagtccAAAACTATTATTGCTTCATGCTTGTCGAAGAAGAGAGGTGCTGACTCTACAAGAAAGGGGTCTAGGAATAATGATACTGATAAAAAGTTGATGAGTAGAAAAGGAGTTCATAAGGTACATGATACAAATTCTTCCAAAAAGCTGTCTTCTGTGAAACTTCAGGATGAGAAGTTCTCATTCAAGGACTCTGACAAGAAAGGGGAAAATGCTGATGGGGAAGTCAAACTTAGaataaaaaggagaagaaagaagaaattacaaaAGGATAAGGTGGAGTTAGATGAAACTTCTCGCTTGCAGAGGAGGACAAGATACCTGCTGATTAAAATAAAGCTGGAGCAGAACCTAATTGATGCTTATTCTGGTGAAGGTTGGAAGGGTCAGAG CCGAGAAAAGATTAAGCCAGAAAAGGAACTACAAAGAGCTAAGAAACAGATATTGAAATGTAAGCTTGGAATCCGTGATGCTATTCATCAACTGTATTCTCTGAGTTCAGTGGGTAGCATGGCAGATTCTGTTATCGCTGCAGATGGATCTGTTTATCATGAACAT ATATTCTGTGCGAAGTGCAAGTTGAATGAAGCGTTCCCCGATAATGATATTATACTGTGTGATGGGACATGCAATTCTGCATTCCACCAAAAATGTCTGGATCCTCCCTTGGATACTGAAAATA TTCCTCGGGGAGATCAAGGCTGGTTTTGCAAATTTTGCGAGTGTAAAATGGAAATCCTAGAAGTAGTCAATGCTCATCTTGGGACCTGCTTTTCCAATGACTGTGGTTGGCAG GATGTATTCAAGGAAGAAGCTGCTTTCCCTGATGGTGAGAATTCGTTATTAAACCCAGATGAAGAATGGCCTTCAGATGATTCTGAAGATGATGATTATAATCCAGAAAGGAACGAGAACAGCTGCAGCTTCAGCATGGGAGGCACAGATGACAATGCATCAGATGATGAATTATCAACTGATGTCAGTGTAGGTTCTGATGAGTCTACTGATGGGGAAGTTGTTTCTGGCCGCAGACAGAGAAGACGTGTTGATTATAAGAAGTTATATGAT GAAATGTTTGGAAAAGATGGTCCTTTGCATGAACAAATTAGTGATGATGAAGACTGGGGTCCTGTTAAAAGAAAGCGGAGAGAAAAGGAATCTGATGCAGCCAGCACCCTTATGACTCTCTATGAAAGCGAGAGAATTCCAGATGTCACCCCTACagaagtgaaaaataaacatcctccaGATACTCAAGTTAGAAGGGCATGTTTCCGAATACCTCGCAAGGCTGTAGAG AAGCTGCGACAAGCGTTTTCTGAGAATGAACTTCCTTCTAGAGATGTGAAAGAGAATCTTTCAAAAGAGTTGGGACTAGATCCTGAGAAG GATGGAATGGAGTTGAGTGATAATGTGAGCTTGAAGAAGCTTTTGAAAGCAAGAACAAAGGAGAAGAAGGCCAACCTTATTGCTGAAGGTGGATGTCGAGTTGCAGAACTGGAAATGGAGAGACTATGTAAAGCCAAAGGTAGGCTAGAAAATATGAGACAGAAATTactgaaatttcaaaatgcCAAGGCAAAGAAGTCAAATAAATCTCTCTTGCATGAACAGTCTGTGATTTATGTTCCAATAGCAGAACTAAAGGACAAAGTTTGA
- the LOC117630745 gene encoding elongator complex protein 4 isoform X2: protein MSVTKTRTSSFSRNFASVNSSQIPGLKHGPNGTMFISSGIPDLDKILGGGFSLGSLVMVMEDAEAPHHMLLLRNFMSQGLVHNQPLLYASPSKDPRQFLGTLPSPAVPKDDKSSHRDPDQEKGLRIAWQYKKYFGENQHSFDSQGGKHEFCNEFDLRKPLERQFLSGKRIDCISIQDSPNLVTLNDCCATFLSQFPSDGSISSVGRIAIQSFCAPQCEFSNMEWDMLSFVRSLKGMVRSSNAVAFVTFPPNLLSPSSCKRWQHMADTLLSVKAIPDEDKELEKLLTGYQDMVGLLNVQKVARLNTQVPVILEATTLSIKLKKRRFMVLECLNQAPIDGSSGSSYGTTGSCSVSSKSGTLDF, encoded by the exons ATGTCTGTGACCAAGACTCGGACAAGTAGCTTCTCCCGCAACTTTGCATCTGTAAACTCATCTCAAATACCCGGACTCAAGCATGGCCCTAATGGCACAATGTTTATTTCATCTGGGATACCAGACCTTGATA AGATTTTAGGTGGTGGGTTTTCTCTAGGAAGCCTAGTCATGGTGATGGAAGATGCGGAAGCACCTCATCATATGCTTTTGCTTAGGAATTTTATGTCTCAAGGACTCGTTCACAATCAACCCCTTCTCTATGCAAGCCCATCTAAGGACCCAAGACAATTTCTTGGTACTTTGCCTAGTCCAGCGGTACCCAAAGATGATAAGTCTAGTCATCGAGATCCTGACCAG GAGAAAGGATTGAGGATAGCTTGGCAATATAAGAAGTATTTTGGTGAAAATCAGCACAGTTTTGATAGTCAAG GTGGAAAACATGAGTTCTGCAATGAATTTGACTTGCGGAAGCCCTTGGAGAGGCAATTTCTAAGTGGCAAGCGTATAGATTGCATTAGCATTCAAGATTCTCCAAATCTTGTTACCCTTAATGACTGTTGTGCCACATTTTTATCTCAATTTCCAAG TGATGGAAGCATTTCTTCTGTTGGTCGTATTGCCATTCAATCGTTTTGTGCTCCACAGTGTGAATTTTCCAACATG GAATGGGACATGCTTTCCTTTGTTAGATCTCTAAAAGGCATGGTTAGATCTTCAAATGCAGTTGCTTTTGTGACATTTCCACCTAATCTTCTTTCGCCATCCTCCTGTAAAAGATGGCAGCACATGGCGGACACCTTGCTGTCGGTCAAAGCAATTCCAG ACGAGGACAAGGAATTGGAAAAACTCCTTACTGGTTACCAGGACATGGTTGGCCTTCTGAATGTGCAGAAAGTAGCACGTCTTAATACACAG GTTCCTGTGATTCTTGAGGCAACAACCTTGTCAATAAAGTTGAAAAAGCGGAGGTTTATGGTTTTAGAATGCCTAAACCAAGCCCCTATTGATGGCTCAAGCGGGAGTTCATATGGCACTACCGGTAGTTGTTCTGTGTCCTCTAAAAGTGGGACGCTTGATTTTTAG
- the LOC117612637 gene encoding LOW QUALITY PROTEIN: putative clathrin assembly protein At5g57200 (The sequence of the model RefSeq protein was modified relative to this genomic sequence to represent the inferred CDS: deleted 1 base in 1 codon; substituted 1 base at 1 genomic stop codon): MGTFQSFRKAYGALKDSTKVGLIKVNSEFKDLDIATVKATSHVECPPKERHVRKIFSATSVTRPRADVAYCIHAPAKRLSKTRSWIVAIKTLIVIHRTLREGDPTFREELLNYSQRGHILQISNFKDDSSPLAWDCSAWVRTYALFLEERLEGFQVLKYDIXSERLTKTSPGSTKVHSRTRTLAANELLEQLPALQQLLYRLMGCQPEGTAFNNYLIQYALALVLKESFKIYCAINDGIINLVDMFFDMSRHDAVKALNVYKRAGQQAKALADFYEYCKGLDLARTFQFPTLRQPPPSFLATMEEYIKEAPQSGSVNKRLEYQETDQQPQKPEEPPPPPEPEKQEEEVEEKTEEEEERQPKEEVVEPPPLISTDDTDLLGLREINPKAAEIEESNALALAIVPQGNEQQSGASFNDLAGTSGWELALVTTPSNHTSQVPMDKKFAGGFDKLLLDSLYEDEGARRQIQLQNAGYGYGATSLHNPFEQQAQHPVQDPFAMSNNIAPPTNVQMALMAQQQHQHQQILQQQNQQYQQQQNMMMVPHPYYSQYPQQMQPPGSSNPFGDPFSFPPSSTPHQGNQHLI, translated from the exons ATGGGCACGTTCCAGAGCTTTAGGAAGGCCTATGGAGCTCTGAAGGACTCTACCAAGGTTGGCCTCATCAAGGTCAACAGCGAATTCAAG GATTTGGATATTGCCACGGTGAAGGCCACCAGTCACGTTGAGTGCCCTCCGAAGGAACGCCATGTTCGAA AGATTTTCTCTGCAACATCTGTGACACGTCCACGGGCAGATGTGGCATACTGCATTCATGCTCCGGCCAAGAGATTGTCCAAGACTCGGAGCTGGATT GTTGCCATAAAGACATTGATAGTTATTCATAGAACATTGAGAGAGGGTGATCCTACATTTAGAGAAGAGCTTCTAAACTATTCTCAGAGAGGACACATtctccaaatttccaattttaaaGATGACTCAAGTCCCCTTG CTTGGGATTGCTCTGCTTGGGTTAGGACATATGCCCTCTTTCTAGAAGAACGGCTGGAGGGTTTCCAGGTTCTGAAGTATGACATCTAGTCGGAGCGTTTGACA AAAACATCACCAGGATCAACAAAG GTACATAGTAGAACACGAACATTGGCTGCCAATGAGCTGTTGGAGCAACTACCTGCACTGCAGCAACTTCTTTACCGCCTCATGGGCTGCCAG CCTGAGGGAACAGCTTTTAACAACTACCTCATACAATATGCCTTAGCTCTG GTTTTAAAAGAGagctttaaaatatattgtgCCATCAACGACGGAATTATAAATCTTGTTGACATG TTCTTTGATATGTCAAGACATGATGCAGTTAAAGCTCTCAATGTTTATAAAAGAGCTGGCCAACAG GCCAAAGCCCTAGCTGATTTTTATGAATATTGCAAGGGTTTGGATCTTGCTAGAACTTTTCAGTTTCCAACATTGAGACAG CCACCTCCATCCTTTCTTGCAACAATGGAGGAGTATATAAAGGAAGCGCCGCAGTCCGGTTCTGTTAACAAGAGACTG GAATACCAGGAGACAGACCAGCAGCCTCAGAAACCTGAAgaacctcctcctcctccagagcctgaaaaacaagaagaagaagttgaggAGAAAAcggaggaagaggaagaacgCCAACCTAAGGAAGAGGTAGTTGAACCTCCCCCTTTGATATCAACGGACGACACTGATCTTCTG GGTCTAAGGGAAATAAATCCAAAAGCtgcagaaattgaagaaagcaATGCCTTGGCTCTTGCAATAGTTCCACAAG GGAACGAACAACAATCTGGAGCAAGTTTCAATGATCTTGCTGGGACTTCAGGCTGGGAGCTAGCACTGGTGACCACACCAAGCAACCATACAAGCCAAGTGCCCATGGACAAGAAGTTT GCTGGTGGCTTTGACAAGCTATTACTTGATAGCTTGTATGAAGATGAAGGTGCCAGGAGACAGATACAGCTCCAGAACGCAGGCTATGGCTACGGTGCAACGAGCTTGCATAACCCGTTTGAACAACAAGCACAACATCCTGTGCAGGATCCATTTGCAATGTCCAACAACATAGCACCCCCAACCAACGTGCAAATGGCGCTAATGGCTCAACAACAACACCAACATCAGCAAATCCTGCAGCAACAGAACCAGCAATATCAACAGCAGCAGAACATGATGATGGTGCCTCACCCTTATTATTCTCAATACCCCCAACAGATGCAGCCCCCGGGTTCTTCGAACCCGTTTGGAGATCCATTCAGCTTCCCTCCTAGTTCAACGCCACACCAGGGAAACCAACACCTAATATAG